One genomic region from Drosophila busckii strain San Diego stock center, stock number 13000-0081.31 chromosome 3R, ASM1175060v1, whole genome shotgun sequence encodes:
- the LOC108602034 gene encoding uncharacterized protein LOC108602034, with protein sequence MNKRKQRLSPREAAAVANCSTSPSSSKAAKYDAANQLLGMEELSQLGSDGMPFILVDAACVTTREQLEAALTKSERKRMERIQRECCVLPLLEYTRPATVSCGMSAAEEAERQFQEDLQQLTFKAPLEVAVDSLPEAEETPTQTNVRLTEIRAKLEQLRQRTVMPKTAAAATEQPLALTLGTLPGINRQATFDIPRDKSLSPRRQKLSTYPELSMHSKSARPLLRKYGSTSNLQLKTKRNSQLEPLKSHRQVPKLINQIGELLMQLPQEQQEQQQLASGSLSYMVTISHQKQATEPPVETQTPTTTTNNPLALPNKSRTYLKIPRYVNIGK encoded by the coding sequence ATGaacaagcgcaagcagcgTTTGTCGCCAAGAGAAGCTGCCGCAGTGGCCAACTGTTCGACTAGTCCGAGTAGCAGCAAGGCTGCCAAATATGATGCTGCTAATCAGCTGCTGGGCATGGAGGAGCTATCCCAGCTGGGTAGCGACGGCATGCCTTTCATACTGGTGGATGCCGCGTGTGTCACAACCCGCGAGCAGTTGGAAGCTGCGCTAACGAAAAGCGAACGCAAACGCATGGAGCGTATTCAAAGAGAATGCTgcgtgctgccgctgctggagtACACACGACCAGCAACAGTTAGCTGCGGCATGTCGGCGGCAGAGGAGGCGGAACGACAATTCCAGGAAGACTTGCAGCAGCTTACCTTCAAAGCGCCGCTTGAAGTTGCGGTCGACAGCCTGCCAGAGGCAGAAGAGACGCCAACGCAAACAAATGTTAGACTGACTGAAATACGCGCGAAGCTCGAACAATTGCGTCAGCGAACTGTTATgccaaaaacagcagcagcagcaacagagcagCCGCTGGCGCTCACTCTTGGTACGTTGCCAGGCATCAATAGACAGGCAACATTCGATATACCGCGCGACAAGTCGCTGTCGCCGCGCAGGCAAAAGCTGAGCACCTATCCAGAGCTCTCCATGCACAGCAAGAGTGCACGCCCACTGCTGCGCAAATatggcagcaccagcaacttGCAGCTCAAAACTAAACGCAATAGTCAGCTGGAGCCGCTGAAGTCGCACAGGCAAGTGCCCAAGCTGATTAATCAAATTGGCGAGCTGCTCATGCAGCTGCCGCaagagcagcaggagcagcaacagttggcaAGCGGCTCCTTATCCTATATGGTGACTATATCGCACCAGAAGCAAGCAACTGAGCCACCAGTTGAGACCCAGACCCCAACTACTACCACAAATAATCCACTCGCATTGCCGAACAAGTCGCGCACATATTTGAAGATTCCACGCTATGTCAATATTGGCAAGTAG